From the Planktothrix tepida PCC 9214 genome, one window contains:
- a CDS encoding DUF6679 family protein: MLHRKIYQLCCDSREVSIFLRDQQRWIEKARITDIEGDLVTLRYETDEEDELCSWEEMIRIESIGAISQKLASVPKCDFDLPISDDCPEAEQIHKPTSESSPE, encoded by the coding sequence ATGCTACATCGCAAGATTTATCAGCTTTGTTGTGACAGTCGGGAAGTCTCGATCTTCTTACGGGATCAACAACGTTGGATTGAGAAAGCTCGAATTACAGATATTGAAGGAGATCTAGTCACGCTGCGCTATGAGACCGATGAAGAGGATGAATTATGTTCTTGGGAAGAAATGATCCGCATCGAAAGTATCGGAGCCATTAGCCAAAAGTTAGCCTCCGTTCCCAAGTGTGATTTTGATCTTCCTATTTCGGATGACTGCCCGGAAGCAGAACAAATTCACAAACCTACCTCTGAGTCTAGCCCAGAATAA
- a CDS encoding MBL fold metallo-hydrolase, which produces MIDLECLPYSVGHAEEGLCLLVRMGSHRILLDCGIQDISPLLASSDQPPADFVLCSHAHADHAQGLLAFHQAFPQIPIYGSEVTTQLLPLNWPDWEPDVNHPLCQPLPWHSARELKPGLSVTLFPAGHLPGASVMLINYVTTERSYKLIYTGDFFLSNSRLVEGLPLGELRGLKPDVLILEGSYGTARHPHRRQLENQLAERLYRAIEAEYCLLLPTPSLGLGQELLMLLRSHHYFTGRDLDIWVDGTVATGCDVYLQLLSQFPSSVQNFAQHQPLFWDERIRPRVRRLTPQYRSQLSQSPCIILTDEYADWNSYWANSTLPWMLFLPQKPGRPLEILPIPEFVETRSGQSAPQVETYFISEHCDGPGTTQLIHNLRPQHIIFVHGSPTYLADLTNLEELRNRYQLHTPDAGTLVELPIGETFLQPPLTETQYEGEITEFETQIHITLPPTLTTDPRWPAFADTGLVEARWQGEELVLRGISQREFLSQGSDRPIPVDLDCCGNCQYYRGQRCWNQTSALFGFKVTPDGYCPMFELIERLVE; this is translated from the coding sequence GTGATTGACCTGGAATGTTTGCCCTATAGCGTTGGCCATGCAGAGGAAGGTTTATGTCTGCTGGTGCGGATGGGATCTCATCGCATTTTACTCGATTGTGGGATTCAGGACATTTCACCCCTATTAGCTTCCTCAGATCAACCTCCGGCTGACTTCGTTCTCTGTTCCCATGCTCATGCAGATCATGCTCAAGGTTTACTCGCTTTCCATCAGGCATTTCCTCAAATTCCGATTTATGGAAGTGAAGTAACAACCCAACTGTTACCCCTTAACTGGCCTGACTGGGAACCGGATGTTAATCATCCCCTCTGTCAGCCTTTACCTTGGCATTCTGCCCGGGAACTCAAGCCGGGACTCAGTGTTACCTTATTTCCCGCAGGTCACTTACCCGGAGCTTCGGTAATGCTGATTAATTATGTGACAACCGAACGCAGTTATAAACTGATTTACACCGGAGATTTTTTTCTTTCAAATTCTCGCCTGGTGGAAGGCTTACCTTTAGGGGAGTTGCGAGGGCTCAAGCCCGATGTTTTAATCTTAGAAGGCAGTTATGGCACCGCACGTCATCCCCATCGCCGTCAACTGGAAAACCAACTTGCAGAACGGTTATATCGGGCGATAGAAGCTGAATATTGCCTGCTCTTACCAACACCGAGTTTAGGCTTAGGCCAAGAACTGCTGATGTTGCTTCGCAGTCACCATTATTTTACAGGTCGGGATCTCGATATTTGGGTTGATGGAACCGTTGCGACCGGATGCGATGTTTATTTACAACTCCTGTCCCAGTTTCCCTCCAGTGTCCAGAATTTTGCTCAACATCAGCCTTTATTTTGGGATGAGCGCATTCGTCCGAGGGTGCGACGACTGACTCCACAATACCGCTCTCAACTCAGTCAGTCTCCCTGTATTATTCTCACCGATGAGTATGCCGATTGGAATTCCTATTGGGCAAACTCCACCCTGCCTTGGATGTTATTTTTGCCTCAAAAACCCGGTAGACCCTTAGAGATTCTCCCCATTCCTGAATTTGTAGAGACGCGCTCAGGACAATCTGCACCCCAGGTTGAAACCTATTTTATCTCAGAGCATTGTGATGGCCCTGGTACAACCCAACTCATCCATAACCTTCGACCCCAACACATTATTTTTGTGCATGGTTCTCCCACCTATTTGGCTGATCTGACCAATTTAGAAGAACTGCGAAACCGCTATCAACTCCATACCCCAGATGCCGGAACCCTGGTAGAGTTGCCCATCGGGGAAACGTTCTTACAACCCCCCTTAACGGAAACCCAATATGAAGGGGAAATTACAGAATTTGAAACTCAAATTCATATTACCTTACCCCCAACTTTAACCACCGACCCCCGGTGGCCAGCCTTTGCGGATACCGGGTTAGTAGAAGCGCGATGGCAAGGTGAGGAATTAGTGCTGCGTGGCATTTCTCAACGGGAGTTTCTCAGCCAAGGGAGTGATCGGCCCATTCCTGTCGATCTCGATTGTTGTGGCAATTGCCAATACTATCGAGGACAACGGTGTTGGAATCAAACTTCCGCTCTCTTCGGCTTTAAAGTTACTCCAGATGGATATTGCCCAATGTTTGAATTGATTGAGCGTCTCGTTGAATAA
- a CDS encoding response regulator transcription factor translates to MSRILIAEDEPRIAAFLEKGLRANGFTTSLACDGREAVEKALAHEFDLLILDLGLPDQDGFQVLEQLRGQGEQIPIIILTARDDVTDKVAGLEGGADDYVTKPFRFAELLARVRARLRHHPTSGNKEDKALKVGQVTLDLYARQVCLGETPITLSAKEFQLLETFLRHPGQVLSREQLLDQVWGYDYDPGSNIVDVYVGYLRKKLGGERIETVRGMGYRLVC, encoded by the coding sequence GTGAGTCGAATTCTTATTGCTGAAGATGAACCCCGCATAGCTGCCTTTCTGGAAAAGGGACTGCGAGCGAATGGGTTCACAACCTCCCTAGCGTGTGATGGACGAGAAGCGGTAGAAAAAGCCCTCGCCCATGAGTTTGATTTGTTGATCCTTGATTTAGGGCTTCCTGATCAAGATGGTTTTCAAGTTTTGGAACAATTGCGCGGACAAGGAGAGCAAATTCCCATTATTATCTTGACCGCTCGTGATGATGTTACTGATAAAGTAGCAGGGTTAGAAGGCGGTGCGGATGACTATGTGACCAAACCTTTCCGGTTTGCAGAACTTTTAGCCCGTGTTCGTGCCCGCTTACGACATCATCCTACATCCGGGAATAAAGAAGATAAAGCCTTAAAGGTGGGTCAAGTGACACTCGATTTATATGCCCGTCAAGTTTGTTTAGGAGAAACACCCATTACTCTTTCTGCCAAGGAATTTCAACTGTTAGAAACTTTCTTGCGCCATCCGGGGCAAGTTTTAAGTCGAGAACAACTCTTGGATCAAGTTTGGGGATATGACTATGATCCCGGATCGAATATTGTGGATGTTTATGTCGGTTATCTCCGCAAAAAGTTGGGGGGTGAGCGGATTGAAACGGTACGCGGAATGGGATATCGTCTGGTTTGTTAA
- a CDS encoding phycobiliprotein lyase, with the protein MSIAQFQEFFDHCVGEWTTERTYHYLSHQEVERSHTEFVIHPLDNDAKAKVLEDNQRLSTNLELETLPGYRLAFQTVSEKGDEVSQALNILFVPQKLDFPIIEGDYLRDKAYEEAKPMVAHFRYDTETRELLMKTTYTRVVSVDSITLINPELRIRRIINYQRPLNHEPLNTVLLVGFGVEQKQS; encoded by the coding sequence ATGTCGATTGCACAATTCCAAGAATTTTTTGATCATTGCGTGGGTGAATGGACAACGGAACGCACTTACCATTACTTGAGTCATCAGGAGGTTGAGCGATCGCATACTGAATTTGTGATTCATCCTCTGGACAATGACGCTAAAGCCAAAGTCTTAGAAGATAATCAACGTTTATCAACAAACTTAGAATTAGAAACTCTCCCTGGATATCGACTGGCCTTCCAAACGGTTTCGGAAAAAGGGGATGAAGTTTCCCAAGCCTTGAATATTCTGTTTGTACCCCAAAAATTAGATTTCCCAATTATTGAGGGAGATTATTTACGGGATAAAGCTTATGAAGAAGCGAAACCGATGGTCGCGCACTTTCGCTATGATACCGAAACCCGTGAATTATTGATGAAAACAACCTACACACGGGTTGTGTCCGTTGATTCTATTACTTTAATTAATCCAGAGTTAAGAATTCGTCGGATTATTAATTATCAACGACCCCTGAATCATGAACCGTTAAATACGGTCTTATTAGTGGGGTTTGGAGTTGAGCAAAAACAATCATAA